From one Mya arenaria isolate MELC-2E11 chromosome 4, ASM2691426v1 genomic stretch:
- the LOC128232981 gene encoding uncharacterized protein LOC128232981 — MADKLSHVSSFSVKEMCEWVDSISKDLTTIFKDFLLCCNNYILTKKKELRTETTPGGAATSTATTHRSSARSPNHSQAQSAPDNIMVDVSRFGRRRVPKRFDEYIM, encoded by the exons ATGGCGGACAAACTTTCACACGTTTCATCCTTCTCAGTTAAAGAGATGTGTGAATGGGTGGATAGCATCTCAAAAGATCTCACAACCATATTTAAAG attttttgttATGCTGcaacaactatatattaacaaaaaag AAAGAGTTGAGGACAGAGACAACTCCTGGTGGTGCTGCCACATCGACTGCGACTACCCATAGAAGTTCCGCTAGGAGCCCAAACCATAGCCAGGCTCAGAGTGCACCAGACA ATATCATGGTAGATGTTTCGAGGTTTGGACGGAGGAGGGTACCAAAAagatttgatgaatatattatgtaa